ACGCCCTGGCCTTCGAGCCCGAAACCGACTATGAAGGCGGAATGTACTTATGCGTCGGCGAGCCCAGACGCTCTCTTCGCGCGGTCGAATGGGAAGGACGAAAGCTGGTCATTGCCGGCGGCGAGAGCCACAAGACGGGACAGAGCGACTGTACGATCAAGCATTATGAGAATCTGGAGATTTTCGCTGGAGAGCTTCTGGGCATCCGCCGCATTCCTTTTCGCTGGTCCACCCAGGATTTGATTACAGTCGATAAGGTTCCCTACATCGGCAAACTGTCCAAAGACAAGGAAATCTACATCGCCACCGGCTTCGCGAAATGGGGAATGACGGCTGGCACGCTGGCGGCGCGGATGATTGCCGATCAGATCCAGGGCAAACCGAGTCCCTATACGGAGCTTTACGACCCGACGCGCTTTAAGGCTAACCCGGGCATCAAGAATTTTGTAGTGGAGAACGCCAACGTCGCCAAGGAGCTTGCCCTGGGCAAGGTAGAGTTCGCTCATAAAAAAATAGAGGATCTGAAGCCGGATGAAGGCTGCATTGTCCGCCACGATGGAAAACGCGTCGGCGCCTACAAGGACCCCGAAGGCGGGATTCACCTGGTGGACAGAACATGTACGCATATGGGCTGCGAATGCCATTGGAACGAGAGCGAACGCTCCTGGGACTGCCCATGCCACGGCTCCCGTTACACCTATGACGGTGAAGTGATCGAAGGACCGGCGGTTCAGCCGCTGACCAAGCTGGATTTCTGAAGCTGGTCAGCCGGCCCCGGCCGTGGGCCAACAGAAACTTAATTAAACCAAAGGAGTGATTGTAAAACAATGGAACTGAGAGGTAAGACTGCAGTCATTACCGGTGCCGGTAAAGGCATCGGCAAATCCCTGGCCTTGGCGCTCGCCAAGGAAGGCGCCAACCTGGGACTGATCTCCCGGACCGCCGCCGATTTGGAGGCCCTGAAAGCCGCAATTACCGAAGTGTATGAAGTGAAGGTCAGCATTGCCGTCGCCGATGTATCGGTCCGCGAAGAAGCGGAACGCGCGGTAGCAGCCATCCAGAACGATCTGGGCACATTCGACGTCCTGATTAATAACGCCGGCGTCGCTACTTTCGGCACATTAGTGGACATGGACCCTGAAGACTGGAAACGCCATATCGACATCAATCTGTTCGGCGTCTATTACGTCACCCGCGCCGCGCTGCCTTCGATGATCGACAAGAAGTCTGGCAATATTATCAATATCTCATCCACAGCCGGAGAACGCGGCTTTGCCACAGGCTCCGCCTACTGCGCATCCAAATTCGCGCTCATGGGCATGACCGAAGCCCTCTTCCAGGAAGTGCGCAAGTTCAACATCCGGGTTGTGGCGCTGACGCCGAGCACGGTCAATACCCCGCTCGCGGTGAATGCGGGCCTGCCGATTGGCGACGAAGACCGGATGATGCAGCCGGAAGATGTCGCCGAACTGGCTCTCACGGCACTGAAGCTGCCTGACCGCGTGGTCATCAAAACGGCCGGCATCTGGACGAACAATCCTCAATAGGCTCTTGTCCCCATTCCTTCATCCATTCTTAGCGGGAGGTTTGAAGCTATGCTCGTAGTCACGAATACGATCAAGGTCAAGGAAGGCGCCGGAGCGGCGCTGGCGGAGCGGTTTGCCGGAGCGGGCGGCGTGCAGGACATGCCGGGCTTTGTACGCTTGGAGGTATGGCACGGCAGCGCCAAAGAGGGCGCGGAGGAACTGAAGATCTGTACCGTGTGGGAGAACGAGGAAGCATTCAAAGGCTGGACCGCAAGCGAGTCCTTCCGGAATTCCCACCGGGGGGCGGGCGGCAACGACTCCATTCTCGGAGCGTCGCTCGACAAGTACGAGCTTCTCCTCAGCCGTACTCCAAAGCAGTAAAACGGACGGCCGGACAGCAAAAGCGCAGAAACGCTCCCGAAAGGGAAGAACGTTTCTGCGCTTTTTTTCTACTGCCAATCGGCGAATCCGGGCTGTTGCTTTTCCGGAATCTCCTGGTGATTGCCCGGTGGCATGAGCCGTGAATAAAGAGGCGTTCTTCATATTGAGGCCGGGTCCGAAGAAGCCCGCTCAACCGGCATCCGAAAGCTCGCTGTCCGAGAACTGGCTGTTATACAGATCGGCGTAGAACCCACCTTGTATCAGCAGCTCTTCGTGAGAGCCCTGCTCGATGACTGTGCCGTGGTTCATAACGAGAATCAAATCAGCGTCGCGGATAGTCGACAAGCGGTGGGCGATAACAAAGCTGGTTCTGCCCTGCATCAGCGTATTCATCGCTGTTTGAATCTGGACCTCCGTGCGGGTGTCGACGCTGCTGGTGGCTTCGTCCAATATCAGAATCGACGGGTCCGCCAGGATGGCGCGGGCGATGGTCAGCAGCTGTTTTTGCCCCTGTGAAATATTGGAGGCTTCTTCATTCAGCACGGTGTTATAGCCCATCGGCAGTGTGCGGATGAAATGGTCGGCATGAGCCGCTTTGGCCGCCCGCACCACATCCGCCTCGGTCGCGCCTTCGCGTCCGTAAGCGATATTGTCACGGATCGTGCCGTTAAAGAGCCACGTGTCCTGCAGCACCATTCCGAACCTGCCGCGGAGCTCGCTGCGCTTCATGTCGGTAATATCCACGCCGTTGATCAGAATCTGGCCGCCGCTTAACTCGTAGAACCGCATCAGCAGGTTGATCAGCGTCGTTTTGCCGGCTCCGGTCGGACCTACAATCGCGATAGTCTGTCCCGGACTGACCCGGATGTTCATATCTTCGATCAGAATGGCATCTTCCTTGTATCCGAATTTCACGTGGCGGAACTCAACCGCTCCTTCATCCGGATGATCGGTCTTGCCTGCCAATGCCGCCGCAGATTCCGGCACTTCCTCTTCCTCGTCGAGCAGTTCGAACACGCGCTCTGCGGAAGCGATGGTTGACTGGATAATATTGGCGATGTTGGCCGTCTGGGTAATCGGCATCGTAAACTGGCGCGAATATTGGATAAATGCCTGGATGTCGCCGACTTCGATCATTTTCTTGGTGACAAATATTCCGCCGACTACGCAGACCAGCACATAACCCAGGTTGCCAATGAACATCATCAGCGGCATGATCATGCCGGACATAAACTGTGCGCGCCAACCGGAATTGTAGAGCTCCTCGTTGATATTGTCAAAATCCTTGAGCGATTCCCGCTCACGTCCGAAAGCCTTGACGATCCGGTGGCCCGTGTACATTTCCTCGACATGGCCGTTCAGCTGGCCGAGCGATTTCTGCTGGCCGACGAAATACGATTGGGAGCGCTTGGTGATGCCCATAATCACGACAAAGCTGAGCGGCAGCGTAATAATCGTGATGAGCGTGAGCCACGGACTGATGGTCAGCATCATAATGATGACGCCAATGATCGTAATGATGGATGTAATAAGCTGGGTCAAGCTTTGCTGGAGCGTCGTACTGATATTGTCGACGTCGTTGGTGGCCCGGCTCAGGATTTCCCCATGCGTCCGGGAATCGAAATATTTCAGCGGCAGCCGTTCCAGCTTGCTGTTGACTTGCTCACGCATGTTGAATACGACACTCTGCGCCACGCCTGCCATAATATACTGCTGCACGTAGCCGAAGAGGGCGCTCAGCAAATACAAGCCGGCCAGGATCAGCAAAATTTCATTAATGTAGCCGAAATCGATGGCCGCTCCCGGAACGCCCTTCATCTTGCCAATGACGCCTTCGAACAGCTTCGTGGTCGCTCTGCCCATGATCTTGGGGCTGAAAATGCTGAATACCGTGCTCAGGATGGCTGTAATCAACACGACCAGCAGTTGCATTTGTTTCGGACGCAAATACCCGGTTAGCCGCCGCAGCGTTCCTTTGAAATCCTTGGCTTTTTCCGGCGGCAGCATCATGCCCGCTCCTCCGAAACCTCCGGGTCCGCCGGGCCCTCTGCGCTGCGTCTGCGCGGGACGGTTGTATTCCTGATTATTCTCGCTCATGCAATTTCCTCCTCTGACAGCTGCGAAGATACGATTTCGCGATAGACGTCGCAGCCGGCAAGCAGTTCGCGGTGGCTGCCGATCCCGGCAATCCGGCCCTCATCCAGCACGATAATCCGGTCCGCATCCATAACGGTGCTGACCCGCTGGGCGACAATCAGCACCGTCGATTCCGTCGTCTCCCCTTTGAGCGCGGCACGCAGCTTGGCATCGGTCTTGAAGTCGAGCGCGGAGAAGCTGTCGTCAAACAAGTAAATCTCCGGCTTCCGCAAGAGGGCCCGGGCAATGGAAAGCCGCTGCTTCTGCCCGCCGGATACGTTATTGCCTCCCTGGGCAATTTCCGAGTTAAAGCCGTCTTTCATCGCGGTTACGAAATCCAGCGCCTGCGCAATCTCGGCCGCATGCCGGATCTCTTCATCCGTCGCACCTTCCTTGCCGTAACGGATATTGTCGCTGACAGTGCCGGTGAACAGCACTGCCTTCTGCGGCACATAGCCGATCTTGGCGCGGAGCTCTTCCTGGGTCATCCGCCTAATATCGGTCCCGTTTACCAACACCTCGCCCTCAACCACATCGTAGAAGCGGGGAATCAAGCTGAGCAGCGTCGATTTGCCAGAGCCCGTACCGCCGATAATCGCCGTCACTTCTCCGGGCTTTGCGCTGAAGCTGATGTTAGACAGGGCCGGCTGCTCCGCTCCCGGATAGGAGAAGGAGACGTCCTTGAATTCCACGAAGCCGTGAAGTCCGGGTTTCGCCGGCTGATCCAGCGAAGCGACCGTAATTTCGGGATCGGCGATATCCGGCGCCAAGTCTTCCAGGTCCGGCGTTTCCGGCACTTTGATTTCGGGGTCCGAAATTTCCGGCACCATATCGAGCACTTCGTTAATGCGGATCGCGGAAGCCGAAGCGCGCGGAATGAGCACGAACATCATGGAAACCATAATAAGGGAGAACATGATCTGCATCGCATATTGAATAAAGGCCATCAGCGAGCCGACCTGAAGGTCGCCGTTATTAATCCGGATGCCGCCGAAATAAAGAATGCCGATCATGGAAAAGTTCATGACGAACATCATCATCGGCATCAGCAGGGCCATAATCTTGTTGACCTTGACCGCCGTATCCGTCAAATCCCGGTTGGCCGCGCTGAATCGCTTGTTCTCGTGCTCCGTTCGGTTGAAGGAACGGATGACGCGAATGCCGACCAGATGCTCGCGCAGCACCAGATTCAATTTGTCGAGCTTGATCTGAATCGCCTTGAAGAGCGGCAGCCCCTTCATGCCCACATAGGCAATCGCCAGGGCAAGCACAGGTATGACGACGACAAAGATCAGGGACAGCTTGGCGTCTTCGGACACCGCCATAATAATACCGCCGATCATCATCATCGGAGCGCCGACCATCATGCGCAACATCATCATAAGCACCGTCTGTACCTGGGTAATATCGTTCGTCGTCCGCGTAATAAGAGATGCGGTCCCCAGCTTATCAAATTCGGTCAGTGTAAAATTCTCCACATGATTGAACATGCGTGAACGCGTGTCGCGCCCGAAGCCCATGGCTACTTTGGCCGACAGAAAGCTGGCAACAACGGAGCAGAGCGCGCCTCCGCCCGCAACCAGCAGCATAAAGCCGCCGATCCGCCAGATTAAGGCCCGGTCCTGCTGCACAATTCCCTTGTCAACGATGTCGGACATCAGGGTCGGGAGATATAAATCGCCCATTGACTGCAAGAACACAAGCAGAAGAATTGCGGTGATCGGCAGCGAAAAAGGCTTTAATTGTCTGAATAATTTAATCATTCTGCGTCATCTCCGTTCATTGGTAACCGTTCAATATCGAGCATATGCTCTTGGGCAAAAGCGTGCACTTTAAGCAGAAGATCCGCCAACCGGCTGCTGTCTTCCTCGCCCAAAAAGTCCACGAGCTTGTTCAAGGTCGCGGTTCTATGCTCTTTTGCTCTTTCGGCAGCCTTGCCGCCCTGTTCGGTCAAATTGACGCGCACTACCCGCCGGTCGCTCGAATCCGCCTGCCTGGCAACCATTCCTTTCGCTTCAAGGCTGTTGATGAGCTGGGTAACCGTCGGCGGAGTCAGGCCCAGCAAACGGCTGATTTCCGACACCTTCAGTCCCTGCTTGGCAGAACGGCCATTCCTTGCGATGCATAGCATCAGTGTCATTTCGCTGGGTTTATTGCCTTCCGCAGCTTGGGTCCACTTCGCCTTATGCAGCTGCTGCAAAGCTAACAGCAGCTTGTGCGGCACCTTGTTGTTATCGTCCTCTATCCCAATTGTTGTCCCTCCATTTAGCGAATTCCTTCCGTTTCGTTTACTTAGCATCCCTAATTATTATACAGTATATTATTTAGGCTTACTAATTATATTTTCGCTTTGATCTCTTGTCAAACTTTGAACAGATTTAGTGTCGCAGTTCCCCTCCTCTAAGCCAACAGCGAAGGTGGGGGTTAGACACGTCTGCTTAACAAACATATGTTCTTGTGTTATGCTAGATCCATCAAACTTGCGATGGAGGCGTGTCTCATGAAGGTGGTCAAAACACTTAAACATACGATTACGTCTCACCACCGCATGCTAGATGCGACTCTCCTTGTGTATCAAGAGGCGCTCTCGTTCTTGATTACGGTCATTCACGAGCAGTTTATGGCCTTAGAACCGTTATCCACACAAGCGGTTGTGACGGCAGTAGAACGGCTGACTCACCGCACCAGGCACAATCCGAATCCGCTGTACGCCGAATTCGATCAACGCTTTTATAAGTTTCCTTCGTACTTCCGCAGAAGTGCCATTGCAGAAGCATTTGGCATTGTGAAAAGTCATCATTCCCGTTTTGAGCTTTGGCAAGCCGAGCGGCAACACGCTCAGCAAGAAGGGAAACGCTTTTCGAAGAAACCGCCGACACTCCAAGCTAAGCATCAGGCGTTCCCTTGCTTGTACAAAGGCAATATGTTCAAACGAACCTCCGATAGGGCAGCCAACATCAAGGTATTTCATCAAGGCAATTGGGTCTGGCTCCCCATTACCTTTAAAGGGCAAGACTTATTCAAACGTAACGTGTGGAGCATGAAAGAATGCAGCCCCACATTGGTTCGAAAAGGAAAACGCTATGCCCTTCATATCGCCTATGAAGGGGATGTGAAGTTGACTCAGGCGGAAATTTCCAAGCAACGGGTGTGTGCCGTTGATTTAGGCTTAACGAATTCCGCAGTCTGTTCCGTGATGGACGCTAACGGCACTGTCTTGGCGAGGACATTTATCAACCAAGCCAAAGAAAAAGATCGGATGCGCCAAATCACAGGCAAACTGAAACAAGCCCAGCGTCAATCCGGTATAGGGGCAAAACCGAATTTCTGGCGGCGGATGAACGGCTTACAGACGCATATCGTCCACGATACCGCGCATCAAATCCTTGCCTTTGCCCAAAAGTACCACGCTGATATCATTGTCATGGAGTATTTAGGGAAGATGCGTCTGCCTAAAGGAACGTGGGGAGCCAAGCGGCTTCGTGCCAAACTCCAGTTTTGGGCCAAGCGGTGCATCCAAACGAAAGTGACCGAAATGGCGCATTTCTTGGGGATGTGGGTTTCCATGGTTAATCCTGCGAATACAAGCGCGCTTGCTTTTGATGGCAGTGGATTTGTACAACGCAACACGAAGCGTGATGTTGCTGTATTCGCAACAGGCAAAACGTATCACGCGGACCTTAATGCCTCGTATAACATCGGCGCACGATATGTGCTACGTAATATACACAAAGCCACATCTGAAAAGATGTGGTTGTCCTTGGAGGCCAAAGACCCTCCATTGGCAAAACGAACGTATTGGACGTTGGCTTCCCTCATTCGGGTGCAACAGGCGTTGAGCCTTCAATCATGAAGCTCGCAAGCGTGTGCAACCCTGTATCGATGCCAACAGAAGCCCCCACTTCATGCGTAAGCTAAATGGGGGAGAGTTCACTTCGCTATTATTATCCTGGAACCGCACGTCAAAAAGACCCTCCCGCCGCATTGGGCGGGAAGGTCTATGGATTATCGATTATTGGCGGGACGATTCATCCCTTAAGTAGCTGTATTGGCGCGAAGCAGCTGTATTGCCGCAGCTAATTCAGTCTTCTCGCCGGACCCAGCCTTTCATCTGTATGCCGGCCGCTGATTCGTGCGGCTCCGGAGATTCTCCATCATTTTATTCTGGGCAAGCAGGATATAACTGTCGAGGCGCTCGCTGAGCTCAACAACGGTGCGGTCGCTGAGACTTCGCTGTTGAGCGACCTCCAGCAGTTCGCATCTGAGACTCTCTATAGTTATGAACAATTCTTCTTCCCTGCATTCTCTCACATAATCATTCTGGGGTGTACATTCCTGAAGCACTGCATCACCTTCCCTCTGATACCTTCTACTCTATTATATATCATGATACCAAAAAAACATATTTTGCAAAAAAAGAAAAATATGTCGATGCTCCAACTTTTTTTTATGACTCCCGGCAGACTCGCCCGAACGGCGATTACCTCTCGTTCAAAAGATCGCGCGCGAAGGAGATCCACTCGCGGGCGGCGAAGGACAGATAGCGGTCCTTGCGCCAAATCATACCAAGCTGCCATGGAATGGCCGGCTCGGTCAACGTGACAATGGAAATACGCGATCGGTCCATATCGCGGCAGATCGTCTGCGGAAGCAGGGCAATGCCGAGACCGGCCGCTACCATCCGGGCGATAAGGTCCCACTGGGAACTTTCATACACGACCATGGGTTGAAACCCCGACTTGACGCATTCGGTGATCACGCGGTCATGCAGGGCGAAATCCTCACGGAACAGCACAAACTCCTCATCCTTCAGCTCCACCAGGGGAACCGAGCTTCGGCCCGCCAGCCGATGGCCGGCAGGCACCAGCAGCTCCAGCCTTTCCCGGACGAAGGAGAAAACATGAAATCTGGCTTCATCTACGGGAAGAACAACGACGCCGATATCGAGGAAGCCAGTGTCCACATCATTTTCCACTTTCTTCGCCCCGTCCTCGTACAGCCGGATCGTAACGTCCGGGTACTTCCGGTGAAACTGGCCGATCACGGACGGAAAGAAGTTGGCCCCTACCATAGGCGGCAGACCGATGCGGATATGGCCCTGCTTCAGGTTGCGCAGGCTGTCCAGCTCGGAGGAGAGGCTTTGGAAGGATACGACGATATTTTGCGCTTTGGCGAGCAGGATCTCGCCCGCGTCGGTCAGTTTGATGCTCTTGCCTTCCCGGTAGAACAAATCCGCCCCAAGTTCTTCCTCGATCTGCCGGATCATTTTGCTGACGGTGGGCTGGGTAATGTACAACGATTTGGCCGCCTTGGAAAAGCTGTTCAGCCGGGCCGCCTCCACAAAATACTGCAACTGCCTGATATCCAAAGCGTTAATCCTCCTATATAGACAAAAGGAATATCATCTATTCGATATATTCATTTTACCTATGTAAATAATTGTTGTAAAATTTCAATATAGCTTGAAAGGGGCGGGCCTTATGAGAAAACTAATGATTGCAATGCTGCAGGTAGGTGCGCTGTCCGTATTCTCCCTAATAATGGGGAAACTTAGCTCTTGGTTACATCTTCCGGTTCCCGGAAGCATTATCGGCATGGTGCTGCTATTCATCATGCTGGAGACGGGTGTCATAAAGCTGGGCTGGGTCGAGGCCGGCGCAACCTGGCTGCTTGCCGAGCTGCTGCTGTTCTTCGTTCCCTCCGCTATCGGCGTTATGAAATACTCATCATTGCTTGGGACGGACGGTCTCAGCTTACTGGCGATCATACTCGCGGGAACCTTTATCGTTATGACCAGTTCGGGACTGCTAACAGCCCTTATTTTCAAATTCAAGGAGGGAAGACATCATGCTAACCGGACTTCTGTTTCTGGCTCTGACTCTCGCAGTTTATCTGATATCCAAAAAGATTTACGCGGCCAAGACGAAAGTGTACTTGTCTCCGCTGATCATTACGCCGCTGCTAATTATCAGCTTCCTGCTGATGATGGGCGTATCCTTTGATTCCTACAATGCGGGAGGCAAATGGCTCACCGACCTGCTTCAGCCGGCAACCGTTGCCTTTGCCATCCCTTTGCATAAAAACTTCAAGGTGCTCAAAAAGCACGCCACAGAGATTGCGGCAGGCGTACTGTCAGGAACGGTGATGGCGGTCATATCATCCGTTCTCCTGGCCCATTGGCTGCACCTCAGCAGCAATCTGGCAACAAGCCTGGTGCCCCGGTCGGTCACTACGCCGATCGCCATGAACATCTCGCAGAGCATAGGGGGCATACCTAGCATTACGGCCGTATTCGTCATTTTGACCGGAGTGCTTGGTACGCTGATGGGACCGACGGTCCTTCGCCTCTTCCGCATTGACAATGAAGTTGCGCGCGGTGTATCGCTGGGAACCGCTGCGCACGGTATGGGCACTTCCAAAGCCTTCGAGCTGAGTTCGCTGACCGGAACCATTTCCAGTATCGCGATGATTCTGACGGCGCTGTTTACACTCAGCGTAGCGCCGGCTCTACTCGCGGTCTTCCTCCACTAGGCCGCCCCGGCTTGGGCCGCAGACACCCGCTTCAAGCATATTGCTGAAGCGGAGTGTCTTTTTTTACGGAATTTATAACTTCACCGGCGCTTCCTTACGGGCCGATTCGAAAGCCGCGCAGGTGACCTTGAGCGTCTTGTAGGCGTCCGCGTAATCGCTCAGTATCCTGCTGCGGTCCCCTGTGCGGACGGCATGGAGGAATGCCTCGCTCTCCGACACGTAGGGGTTGCCGCTGCTGGTGTATTCGGCGCTGTCTCCATCCCGCACCTCCAGCAGCCGCTGCGGGTTCCAATCGAGCAGGCCGCGGTCGTTGTAGAAGCTGAGTCCAACCCTGCCTACCTCTCCTGGAAGGACGCAGGTGTTGGAAATATTGGCCACAATGCCACTGGCAAGCTTCAGCGACACCGTTCCAACGTCCGCGACGCTGACGCCGTCTTTTTTCTCATGCATGACCCGGTTCCCGAACATCGCGTACACTTCCGTTACTTCTCCCGCCAGGTAGCGGAGCAGATCCACGATATGCGTCGTCTGCTCGGTGAACTGCCCGCCGGACTGCTCCTGATCGCGCCACCACGGCGCCTCCGGCATACTGCCCATCCACTGGCCGACGATCATCCCGATTCTATCGCCCTGCAGCGCCTCTTTCAGCCGTTTGACGTTCTCCTGATAACGGAAATGGTAGCCGACGGAGGTCAGAAGCCCACTAGTCTCGATATCCTGAAGAAGACTCGCCGGAATTTCCGTGTTCACCCCGAGCGGCTTCTCAACGAAAAAGGGAATTCCCCTCCGGATCAGCGTCCGTTCAATCGATCCATGGGCTCCCGGCGGCACACAAATGTAAACGGCGTCCAGCTTGTGGGCGTCCAGCATTTCCACCGGGTCGCCATAGCCTTCCGCGGCGTAGGACCGCGCCATTTCTTCACCCTTGTCCCTGCTGGTGCCGCACACCGCCTGCAGCTTGACCCCCGCCATTCCGGCCAGCAAATCGGCATGCACCTTGGCGAACCAGCCTGTTCC
This region of Paenibacillus sp. URB8-2 genomic DNA includes:
- a CDS encoding 3-ketoacyl-ACP reductase, coding for MELRGKTAVITGAGKGIGKSLALALAKEGANLGLISRTAADLEALKAAITEVYEVKVSIAVADVSVREEAERAVAAIQNDLGTFDVLINNAGVATFGTLVDMDPEDWKRHIDINLFGVYYVTRAALPSMIDKKSGNIINISSTAGERGFATGSAYCASKFALMGMTEALFQEVRKFNIRVVALTPSTVNTPLAVNAGLPIGDEDRMMQPEDVAELALTALKLPDRVVIKTAGIWTNNPQ
- a CDS encoding antibiotic biosynthesis monooxygenase, which translates into the protein MLVVTNTIKVKEGAGAALAERFAGAGGVQDMPGFVRLEVWHGSAKEGAEELKICTVWENEEAFKGWTASESFRNSHRGAGGNDSILGASLDKYELLLSRTPKQ
- a CDS encoding ABC transporter ATP-binding protein, yielding MSENNQEYNRPAQTQRRGPGGPGGFGGAGMMLPPEKAKDFKGTLRRLTGYLRPKQMQLLVVLITAILSTVFSIFSPKIMGRATTKLFEGVIGKMKGVPGAAIDFGYINEILLILAGLYLLSALFGYVQQYIMAGVAQSVVFNMREQVNSKLERLPLKYFDSRTHGEILSRATNDVDNISTTLQQSLTQLITSIITIIGVIIMMLTISPWLTLITIITLPLSFVVIMGITKRSQSYFVGQQKSLGQLNGHVEEMYTGHRIVKAFGRERESLKDFDNINEELYNSGWRAQFMSGMIMPLMMFIGNLGYVLVCVVGGIFVTKKMIEVGDIQAFIQYSRQFTMPITQTANIANIIQSTIASAERVFELLDEEEEVPESAAALAGKTDHPDEGAVEFRHVKFGYKEDAILIEDMNIRVSPGQTIAIVGPTGAGKTTLINLLMRFYELSGGQILINGVDITDMKRSELRGRFGMVLQDTWLFNGTIRDNIAYGREGATEADVVRAAKAAHADHFIRTLPMGYNTVLNEEASNISQGQKQLLTIARAILADPSILILDEATSSVDTRTEVQIQTAMNTLMQGRTSFVIAHRLSTIRDADLILVMNHGTVIEQGSHEELLIQGGFYADLYNSQFSDSELSDAG
- a CDS encoding ABC transporter ATP-binding protein, with the translated sequence MIKLFRQLKPFSLPITAILLLVFLQSMGDLYLPTLMSDIVDKGIVQQDRALIWRIGGFMLLVAGGGALCSVVASFLSAKVAMGFGRDTRSRMFNHVENFTLTEFDKLGTASLITRTTNDITQVQTVLMMMLRMMVGAPMMMIGGIIMAVSEDAKLSLIFVVVIPVLALAIAYVGMKGLPLFKAIQIKLDKLNLVLREHLVGIRVIRSFNRTEHENKRFSAANRDLTDTAVKVNKIMALLMPMMMFVMNFSMIGILYFGGIRINNGDLQVGSLMAFIQYAMQIMFSLIMVSMMFVLIPRASASAIRINEVLDMVPEISDPEIKVPETPDLEDLAPDIADPEITVASLDQPAKPGLHGFVEFKDVSFSYPGAEQPALSNISFSAKPGEVTAIIGGTGSGKSTLLSLIPRFYDVVEGEVLVNGTDIRRMTQEELRAKIGYVPQKAVLFTGTVSDNIRYGKEGATDEEIRHAAEIAQALDFVTAMKDGFNSEIAQGGNNVSGGQKQRLSIARALLRKPEIYLFDDSFSALDFKTDAKLRAALKGETTESTVLIVAQRVSTVMDADRIIVLDEGRIAGIGSHRELLAGCDVYREIVSSQLSEEEIA
- a CDS encoding MarR family winged helix-turn-helix transcriptional regulator → MPHKLLLALQQLHKAKWTQAAEGNKPSEMTLMLCIARNGRSAKQGLKVSEISRLLGLTPPTVTQLINSLEAKGMVARQADSSDRRVVRVNLTEQGGKAAERAKEHRTATLNKLVDFLGEEDSSRLADLLLKVHAFAQEHMLDIERLPMNGDDAE
- a CDS encoding transposase — protein: MKVVKTLKHTITSHHRMLDATLLVYQEALSFLITVIHEQFMALEPLSTQAVVTAVERLTHRTRHNPNPLYAEFDQRFYKFPSYFRRSAIAEAFGIVKSHHSRFELWQAERQHAQQEGKRFSKKPPTLQAKHQAFPCLYKGNMFKRTSDRAANIKVFHQGNWVWLPITFKGQDLFKRNVWSMKECSPTLVRKGKRYALHIAYEGDVKLTQAEISKQRVCAVDLGLTNSAVCSVMDANGTVLARTFINQAKEKDRMRQITGKLKQAQRQSGIGAKPNFWRRMNGLQTHIVHDTAHQILAFAQKYHADIIVMEYLGKMRLPKGTWGAKRLRAKLQFWAKRCIQTKVTEMAHFLGMWVSMVNPANTSALAFDGSGFVQRNTKRDVAVFATGKTYHADLNASYNIGARYVLRNIHKATSEKMWLSLEAKDPPLAKRTYWTLASLIRVQQALSLQS
- a CDS encoding aspartyl-phosphate phosphatase Spo0E family protein, producing the protein MLQECTPQNDYVRECREEELFITIESLRCELLEVAQQRSLSDRTVVELSERLDSYILLAQNKMMENLRSRTNQRPAYR
- the cidR gene encoding cidABC operon transcriptional activator CidR, yielding MDIRQLQYFVEAARLNSFSKAAKSLYITQPTVSKMIRQIEEELGADLFYREGKSIKLTDAGEILLAKAQNIVVSFQSLSSELDSLRNLKQGHIRIGLPPMVGANFFPSVIGQFHRKYPDVTIRLYEDGAKKVENDVDTGFLDIGVVVLPVDEARFHVFSFVRERLELLVPAGHRLAGRSSVPLVELKDEEFVLFREDFALHDRVITECVKSGFQPMVVYESSQWDLIARMVAAGLGIALLPQTICRDMDRSRISIVTLTEPAIPWQLGMIWRKDRYLSFAAREWISFARDLLNER
- a CDS encoding CidA/LrgA family protein, which produces MRKLMIAMLQVGALSVFSLIMGKLSSWLHLPVPGSIIGMVLLFIMLETGVIKLGWVEAGATWLLAELLLFFVPSAIGVMKYSSLLGTDGLSLLAIILAGTFIVMTSSGLLTALIFKFKEGRHHANRTSVSGSDSRSLSDIQKDLRGQDESVLVSADHYAAANYQLPADDGRIL
- a CDS encoding CidB/LrgB family autolysis modulator, producing MYAAKTKVYLSPLIITPLLIISFLLMMGVSFDSYNAGGKWLTDLLQPATVAFAIPLHKNFKVLKKHATEIAAGVLSGTVMAVISSVLLAHWLHLSSNLATSLVPRSVTTPIAMNISQSIGGIPSITAVFVILTGVLGTLMGPTVLRLFRIDNEVARGVSLGTAAHGMGTSKAFELSSLTGTISSIAMILTALFTLSVAPALLAVFLH
- a CDS encoding Gfo/Idh/MocA family protein; the encoded protein is MTLNIGMVGTGWFAKVHADLLAGMAGVKLQAVCGTSRDKGEEMARSYAAEGYGDPVEMLDAHKLDAVYICVPPGAHGSIERTLIRRGIPFFVEKPLGVNTEIPASLLQDIETSGLLTSVGYHFRYQENVKRLKEALQGDRIGMIVGQWMGSMPEAPWWRDQEQSGGQFTEQTTHIVDLLRYLAGEVTEVYAMFGNRVMHEKKDGVSVADVGTVSLKLASGIVANISNTCVLPGEVGRVGLSFYNDRGLLDWNPQRLLEVRDGDSAEYTSSGNPYVSESEAFLHAVRTGDRSRILSDYADAYKTLKVTCAAFESARKEAPVKL